The following are from one region of the Roseobacter fucihabitans genome:
- the trkA gene encoding Trk system potassium transporter TrkA — MKVIICGAGQVGWQIARHLSGERNDVTVVDSNPDLVRRATDTLDVQGIAGFASYPDVLDRAGARDAEMIIAATYSDEVNMVTCQVAHSVFGINRKIARLRSQSYLNAIYSDLYRRDHMPIDVVISPEKEVAAAALQRLSAPAAFDTETFMNGRAHLMGITIEEECPVVNTPLRQLTDLFSTLRATVVAVRRDGSLFAPEAKDQLFVGDDCYVFTHGEDVPRTLEIFGKKMSKQDRVVLVGGGNVGLAVAQTLEAQTKRVRVKVIEKNRICAEKAAEALERTIVLNGDGLDSGLLAEAGISRADGMLAVTDDDKTNLLACVRAKAEGCPFTIALINDPTLVPLMTPLGIDAYINPRATTVSSILRHIRHGRVRAVYSIGDAEAEVIEAEVLSTSPLAGKRIAEVDFPEGVLVGALKKGDEVIRPLGKTRIEEGDVIAIFALAEDVPEVERLLQVSIDFF, encoded by the coding sequence ATGAAGGTGATCATCTGTGGTGCAGGCCAGGTCGGCTGGCAGATCGCGCGCCATTTGTCGGGCGAACGCAACGATGTCACCGTGGTGGACAGCAACCCTGATTTGGTGCGCCGCGCCACGGATACACTTGATGTGCAGGGGATCGCGGGCTTTGCCAGCTACCCGGATGTGCTGGACCGCGCCGGGGCGCGCGATGCAGAAATGATCATCGCCGCGACCTATTCCGATGAGGTCAATATGGTGACCTGTCAGGTTGCCCATTCGGTGTTCGGCATCAATCGCAAGATCGCGCGGTTGCGCAGCCAATCCTACCTCAATGCGATCTATTCCGATCTCTATCGGCGCGATCACATGCCCATCGATGTGGTGATCAGCCCCGAAAAGGAGGTGGCCGCAGCGGCCTTGCAACGCCTCTCCGCGCCCGCGGCTTTTGATACCGAAACCTTCATGAACGGGCGTGCGCATCTGATGGGGATCACCATCGAGGAGGAATGCCCGGTCGTGAACACGCCTCTGCGCCAGTTGACGGACCTGTTCTCGACGTTGCGGGCGACCGTGGTTGCGGTGCGCCGGGACGGCTCGCTGTTTGCGCCCGAGGCCAAGGACCAGCTTTTTGTCGGCGATGATTGCTATGTTTTTACCCACGGCGAAGACGTACCGCGGACCCTGGAGATCTTTGGCAAGAAGATGAGCAAACAGGACCGGGTCGTCCTTGTCGGGGGCGGGAATGTCGGTCTGGCCGTGGCGCAGACGCTGGAGGCACAAACCAAGCGCGTGCGCGTCAAGGTGATCGAGAAAAACCGCATCTGTGCGGAAAAGGCCGCGGAAGCGCTGGAACGCACGATCGTTCTCAATGGCGATGGGTTGGATTCCGGTCTTCTCGCCGAAGCGGGGATTTCGCGCGCGGATGGCATGCTGGCGGTGACCGATGATGACAAGACCAACTTGCTGGCCTGCGTGCGTGCCAAGGCCGAAGGCTGCCCCTTTACCATTGCGCTGATCAACGACCCGACACTGGTGCCGCTGATGACGCCTCTGGGCATTGACGCCTATATCAACCCACGCGCCACAACGGTCAGTTCAATCCTGCGTCACATCCGTCACGGGCGGGTGCGCGCGGTCTATTCCATCGGAGATGCGGAGGCGGAAGTGATCGAGGCCGAGGTCCTGTCTACCTCGCCACTGGCGGGCAAACGCATTGCGGAGGTCGATTTCCCCGAAGGCGTTCTGGTTGGGGCGCTCAAAAAGGGCGATGAGGTGATCCGCCCGCTCGGCAAAACCCGCATCGAAGAAGGCGACGTGATCGCCATTTTTGCCCTGGCAGAGGACGTGCCCGAAGTGGAACGCCTGTTGCAGGTCTCGATTGATTTCTTCTGA
- a CDS encoding pseudouridine synthase, translating into MTRVILFHKPFGVLSQFTDKGSEGSPRPTLSGFIEAPGFYPAGRLDKDSEGLMVLTDDGALQARIANPKHKIAKTYLVQVEGTPDERMLAALGRGVALKDGMTQPAQVSQIAQPEPLWPRNPPVRFRKTVPEAWLRITIREGKNRQVRRMTAHVGLPCLRLIRVQIGQWGLNELAPGAWRYASEGGP; encoded by the coding sequence ACGCGGGTGATCCTGTTCCATAAACCCTTTGGGGTTTTGTCGCAATTTACCGACAAAGGGAGCGAGGGGTCACCGCGCCCGACCCTGTCGGGGTTCATTGAGGCACCGGGGTTTTATCCCGCTGGACGTCTGGACAAGGACAGCGAGGGGCTGATGGTGCTGACCGATGATGGCGCTTTGCAGGCGCGCATTGCCAATCCCAAGCATAAGATAGCCAAGACTTATCTGGTGCAGGTTGAAGGGACACCGGATGAGCGCATGTTGGCCGCGCTGGGGCGCGGTGTGGCGCTGAAAGACGGGATGACGCAGCCCGCGCAGGTATCACAGATTGCCCAGCCCGAACCGCTCTGGCCGCGCAACCCGCCCGTGCGGTTTCGCAAGACCGTGCCCGAGGCCTGGCTGCGCATCACCATCCGGGAAGGCAAAAACCGGCAGGTGCGCCGGATGACAGCGCATGTTGGATTACCCTGCCTGCGGTTGATCCGGGTGCAGATTGGGCAATGGGGTTTGAATGAGCTGGCACCGGGTGCCTGGCGCTATGCCAGCGAGGGTGGCCCATAG
- a CDS encoding nuclear transport factor 2 family protein, producing the protein MNISNPTAPDVQPAKALVQDHYAALASATPDTVADVLAQRLDPACHWYGMHPFHEQTGPQAIGATFWTPFLRAFSNVQRRQDIFFAGLNEIDGFQGVWTCSMGHLMGLFDAPFLNIPASRKMTFVRYAEFNKVEDGRITRSALFVDLLHLMMQAGLNPLRAPQTGQHLVQPGPMTHDGLLHGAQDPREGVRTLARINNMIGSINHANVAQKPPSPQEELAVDWHHDMIWWGPAGIGATYTIERYIEQHQRPFRTGISDRTYNGHLCRMAEGTYGGFFGWPNLTLTNSNGFMGVPGSDTRADMRVVDVYRRAGDKLAENWIFIDMLHFLKMQGVDVLAELDAQTD; encoded by the coding sequence ATGAATATATCGAATCCCACCGCCCCTGATGTGCAACCCGCCAAAGCGTTGGTGCAAGATCACTACGCAGCACTTGCCAGTGCCACCCCCGACACGGTTGCGGACGTTCTGGCGCAGAGGTTGGATCCGGCCTGCCACTGGTACGGGATGCATCCGTTTCACGAACAGACCGGGCCACAAGCGATCGGCGCTACATTCTGGACGCCTTTTCTGCGCGCTTTTTCCAATGTTCAGCGGCGGCAAGATATCTTTTTCGCCGGGCTAAACGAAATCGACGGGTTTCAGGGGGTTTGGACCTGCTCCATGGGTCACTTGATGGGGCTGTTTGATGCGCCGTTTCTGAACATCCCTGCGAGCCGGAAAATGACCTTTGTACGTTATGCGGAATTCAACAAGGTTGAGGACGGGCGGATCACACGCAGCGCGCTTTTTGTCGATCTGTTGCACCTGATGATGCAGGCCGGGCTGAACCCTTTGCGTGCGCCTCAAACCGGGCAGCACCTGGTACAGCCGGGGCCGATGACCCATGATGGTCTGTTGCATGGGGCCCAGGACCCGCGTGAAGGGGTGCGGACGCTCGCGCGCATCAACAATATGATCGGGTCGATCAACCACGCCAATGTCGCCCAAAAACCACCCTCCCCGCAAGAAGAACTGGCGGTGGACTGGCATCATGACATGATCTGGTGGGGGCCTGCCGGGATCGGGGCCACCTACACGATTGAGCGCTACATTGAACAGCATCAGCGCCCCTTCAGGACAGGTATCTCAGACAGGACCTATAATGGTCATCTGTGTCGCATGGCCGAAGGGACATATGGCGGTTTCTTTGGCTGGCCCAACCTGACGCTGACCAACAGCAACGGGTTCATGGGCGTGCCGGGCAGCGACACCCGCGCGGACATGCGGGTCGTGGATGTCTACCGACGCGCGGGCGACAAGCTGGCAGAGAACTGGATCTTCATCGACATGCTGCATTTCCTGAAAATGCAGGGGGTGGATGTTCTGGCGGAATTGGACGCTCAAACGGATTGA
- a CDS encoding sigma-54 dependent transcriptional regulator has translation MSDILIVDDERDIRELISDILIDEGYGTRLAGNSDDAMAAINADAPALIVLDIWLKDSRMDGIDILKTVKRDNPDVPVVIISGHGNIEIAVAAIKQGAYDFIEKPFNIDQLLVVIRRAMETSRLRRENQSLRRRDVTSSDMIGESAGFRALVGHLDKVTKSNGRVMLTGPAGSGKDVAARYIHANSNRASAPFVTMNCAGVAPERMEEVLFGRETAERGVEPGLLEEAHGGVVYFDEVADMPVGTQSKILRVLVDQQFQRVGGNDKVRVDLRVISSTNRDLTAAIVAGTFREELYHRLNVVPIAVPSLEERREDIPMLARHFIAEMNAAQGLPLREISEDAEALMQTMVWPGNVRQLKNLVERVLILGDGTGPIEARELPGTEEGSDDESRVVLSGALATLALREAREAFEREYLLTQINRFGGNISRTANFVGMERSALHRKLKSLGVVTSAKSGARVAHVDEEIDAAE, from the coding sequence ATGAGCGATATACTCATTGTTGACGACGAACGTGATATTCGGGAATTGATTTCGGATATCCTGATTGATGAAGGCTATGGCACCCGGCTGGCGGGCAATTCCGATGATGCGATGGCGGCGATCAATGCCGACGCCCCGGCGCTCATTGTGCTCGACATCTGGCTCAAGGACAGCCGCATGGATGGGATCGATATCCTCAAGACCGTCAAGCGGGATAACCCGGATGTGCCCGTGGTGATCATCTCAGGGCATGGCAACATCGAGATCGCGGTCGCCGCGATCAAACAGGGGGCCTATGATTTCATCGAAAAACCCTTCAACATTGACCAATTGCTGGTGGTCATTCGCCGCGCCATGGAGACCTCGCGTCTGCGCCGTGAAAACCAGAGCCTGCGCCGCCGTGATGTGACGAGTTCCGATATGATCGGTGAATCTGCGGGGTTCCGGGCGCTGGTTGGGCATTTGGACAAGGTGACCAAATCCAATGGGCGTGTGATGCTGACGGGGCCTGCGGGATCGGGCAAGGATGTCGCCGCGCGCTATATTCATGCCAATTCCAACCGGGCCTCGGCACCCTTTGTGACGATGAATTGCGCCGGGGTCGCCCCCGAGCGCATGGAGGAAGTGCTGTTTGGCCGCGAAACCGCGGAGCGGGGTGTCGAGCCCGGTCTGCTGGAGGAGGCACATGGCGGGGTGGTTTATTTCGACGAGGTCGCGGATATGCCGGTCGGCACCCAATCCAAGATCCTGCGGGTGCTGGTGGATCAGCAATTCCAGCGGGTGGGCGGCAATGACAAGGTGCGCGTTGATCTGCGGGTGATTTCCTCGACCAACCGGGATCTGACAGCGGCAATTGTGGCGGGGACGTTCCGCGAAGAACTGTATCATCGCCTGAACGTGGTGCCGATTGCGGTGCCTTCGCTGGAAGAACGGCGCGAGGATATTCCGATGCTGGCGCGGCATTTCATAGCTGAGATGAACGCGGCACAAGGCCTGCCGCTGCGCGAGATCAGTGAAGACGCGGAGGCCTTGATGCAAACCATGGTCTGGCCCGGCAATGTGCGCCAGCTGAAAAACCTGGTGGAACGGGTGTTGATCCTGGGCGATGGCACGGGACCCATAGAGGCGCGTGAATTGCCGGGCACCGAAGAGGGCAGCGATGACGAAAGCCGTGTGGTTTTGTCGGGGGCTTTGGCGACGCTGGCGTTGCGTGAAGCGCGCGAGGCCTTTGAGCGGGAATACCTGCTGACGCAGATCAACCGCTTTGGGGGTAATATATCGCGCACGGCGAATTTCGTCGGGATGGAACGCTCTGCCCTGCACCGCAAATTGAAATCTCTGGGCGTGGTGACCTCTGCCAAATCAGGCGCGCGCGTGGCGCATGTGGATGAGGAAATCGACGCCGCCGAGTGA
- a CDS encoding PAS domain-containing sensor histidine kinase, with translation MRLGRLRRIRRVRNFATLGLVVLGPVLALSTYLVLGPLGQAGNTLGLRLILLADLVYILVVAALVLAQVGRLIAARRAKSAGSRLHLRLTGVFALMALIPTVTVAIFAGLTVNVGLEGWFSDRVRQVVGNSLAAAEAYEIEQREDLAEDARALARSLDEARRTGVNVSDSELLSDGQRQIQRGLREAYLIDGTGDIRARGDRSYLFDFERPSEEQLSGADEVPVLVIEDWSNNEYRALVRLSGFVDRFLYISREVDGEILSLLDETKETVRLYEQLESERGRLLFDFVLLYLAFAVILILAAIWLGLWFAERLSVPVGRLTGAAQQVGAGDLDVQVREDEGDDEIAMLGRYFNQMTKQLKAQRDALVENTEQIERRRRLFDSVLSSVTSGVVGLDPEGRVRFVNKSAERLLDWKAGQETLAIKVAVPEFGPIFDTITQPHYEVAQGEVKVTRQRRLENLLVRMAKRRSQSGELEGYVVSFDDVTDLVSAQRMAAWGDVARRIAHEIKNPLTPIQLSAERIKRKFSSKVGEDSEALEQMTGVIIRQTGDLRRIVDEFSKFARMPEPDRKALDLTALVGDAVLLQQTGQPNVQIAAKFPDAPIKADLDATMISQALTNLIKNAGEAIETLLKKGAPDGHSAMIKVQLTTDQDRAVITVADNGIGLPEDRARLFEPYVTTRSEGTGLGLPIVKKIIEEHGGTLTLEDAPLFEGQSQAGAMAIISLPCSTDTAQTEPPPLLEGNTP, from the coding sequence CTGCGGCTAGGGCGCTTGCGTCGTATTCGCCGTGTGCGCAATTTCGCGACCTTGGGGCTTGTTGTGCTCGGGCCGGTGCTGGCGCTTTCGACCTATCTGGTGTTGGGCCCGTTGGGGCAGGCGGGCAATACGCTGGGCCTGCGGCTGATCCTGCTGGCCGATCTGGTGTATATTCTGGTTGTGGCGGCCCTTGTTCTGGCGCAGGTCGGGCGGCTGATTGCGGCGCGGCGTGCCAAATCCGCGGGCTCCCGGCTGCACCTGCGCCTGACGGGTGTTTTTGCGCTCATGGCGCTTATTCCGACCGTGACGGTGGCGATCTTTGCGGGTCTGACGGTGAATGTGGGGCTTGAGGGGTGGTTTTCGGACCGGGTACGCCAGGTGGTGGGCAACTCACTTGCCGCCGCCGAAGCCTATGAAATCGAGCAGCGCGAGGATCTTGCAGAGGATGCGCGGGCGCTCGCACGCAGCCTCGATGAGGCGCGCCGCACCGGGGTCAATGTCTCCGACAGCGAATTGCTCAGCGACGGGCAACGCCAGATACAGCGCGGGTTGCGTGAGGCCTATCTGATTGACGGCACAGGCGATATCCGCGCGCGCGGTGATCGCTCTTATCTGTTTGATTTCGAGCGTCCCTCTGAAGAGCAGCTGAGTGGTGCCGATGAGGTGCCGGTTCTGGTCATCGAGGATTGGAGCAATAATGAATATCGCGCTCTGGTGCGCCTTTCCGGCTTTGTGGACCGGTTCCTTTACATCAGCCGCGAGGTGGATGGTGAAATCCTCTCACTGCTGGATGAAACCAAGGAAACGGTGCGGCTCTATGAGCAATTGGAGAGCGAACGCGGGCGCCTTCTGTTTGATTTTGTCCTGCTTTATCTGGCCTTTGCGGTGATCCTGATCCTTGCAGCCATCTGGTTGGGGCTGTGGTTTGCGGAACGTCTTTCGGTGCCTGTGGGGCGGCTGACGGGGGCTGCGCAACAGGTCGGCGCGGGGGATCTGGACGTGCAGGTGCGCGAGGATGAGGGCGATGATGAGATCGCCATGCTGGGGCGGTATTTCAACCAGATGACAAAGCAGCTCAAGGCGCAACGTGATGCATTGGTTGAAAACACCGAGCAGATTGAACGCCGCCGCCGGTTGTTTGATTCCGTGCTGAGTTCGGTCACATCAGGTGTTGTGGGTCTGGACCCTGAGGGGCGCGTCAGATTTGTGAACAAATCCGCCGAACGGCTGTTGGATTGGAAAGCAGGTCAGGAAACACTGGCGATCAAAGTTGCTGTACCGGAATTTGGACCGATCTTTGATACAATAACCCAGCCTCATTATGAGGTGGCGCAGGGCGAGGTCAAAGTCACCCGGCAGCGCCGTTTGGAAAACCTGCTGGTGCGTATGGCCAAGCGGCGCTCGCAGTCCGGGGAGCTGGAAGGCTATGTGGTCTCCTTTGATGACGTGACCGATCTGGTGAGCGCGCAGCGCATGGCCGCCTGGGGCGATGTCGCGCGCCGGATCGCCCATGAGATCAAGAACCCGCTGACGCCGATTCAACTTTCGGCGGAGCGGATCAAGCGGAAGTTTTCCTCAAAAGTCGGCGAGGACAGCGAGGCGCTGGAACAGATGACGGGCGTGATCATCCGCCAGACCGGTGATCTGCGTCGCATCGTTGATGAATTCTCGAAATTTGCACGGATGCCGGAGCCTGACCGCAAGGCGCTTGATCTGACCGCGCTCGTGGGGGATGCAGTCTTGTTGCAGCAAACCGGACAACCGAATGTGCAGATCGCCGCAAAATTTCCGGATGCGCCCATCAAGGCAGATCTGGATGCGACAATGATCAGCCAGGCCCTTACAAACCTGATTAAGAACGCAGGCGAAGCCATTGAAACATTGCTGAAAAAAGGCGCGCCAGACGGGCATTCAGCGATGATCAAAGTGCAGCTCACCACAGATCAGGATCGCGCAGTGATCACCGTGGCCGACAATGGAATCGGGTTGCCGGAAGATCGCGCGCGCCTGTTTGAACCCTATGTCACGACGCGCAGCGAAGGCACCGGCCTTGGCCTGCCCATCGTCAAGAAGATCATCGAAGAGCATGGCGGCACATTGACCCTTGAGGATGCGCCGCTCTTTGAAGGCCAAAGCCAGGCAGGGGCGATGGCGATCATCAGTTTGCCCTGCTCAACAGACACCGCACAAACCGAACCGCCCCCCTTGCTGGAAGGAAATACCCCATGA
- a CDS encoding response regulator — translation MDGTVLVADDDRTIRTVLTQALTRAGCKVHATSSLTTLMRWVGEGKGDVVISDVMMPDGNGLEMLPKIAQDRPGLPVIVISAQNTIMTAIQAAEAEAYDYLPKPFDLPDLMKRTARALEMRPQNQRVVEDANQRPDELPLVGRTALMQALYRVVARVMNTDLPVLIWGESGTGKSLIARSIHDFSDRRSLPFINASAEELRDLEGPARLLARVKGGTLLIEEIADLPAELQARLVHMMDSPGEYAPRFLATSQSDLAGAMEADRMRKDLYYRLSGATLTVPALRERVDDIPILTEYFLAKMEVTGTGPRALSREAIEIFRNYSWPGNVRQLENAVRRLGLTSRATEISVSEVEQVLGAQPDLEPMRVAGNTDKLGASVEAHLRRYFDLHGNMLPPAGLYARILREVEAPLIEIALEATGGNQAKCADLLGINRNTLRKKITDLDIEVTRRRKLM, via the coding sequence ATGGATGGCACGGTATTGGTTGCGGATGATGACCGCACGATCCGAACGGTTCTGACCCAGGCCCTGACACGCGCGGGCTGCAAGGTGCATGCCACCTCCAGCCTGACCACGCTGATGCGCTGGGTCGGGGAGGGGAAGGGCGATGTGGTCATATCGGACGTGATGATGCCGGATGGCAATGGTCTGGAAATGCTGCCGAAAATCGCACAGGACCGTCCCGGCCTGCCGGTCATCGTGATCTCCGCGCAAAACACCATCATGACCGCCATTCAGGCCGCCGAAGCCGAGGCCTATGATTATCTGCCCAAGCCGTTTGACTTGCCCGATCTGATGAAACGCACGGCGCGCGCGCTTGAGATGCGTCCGCAGAACCAGCGCGTTGTCGAGGACGCCAACCAGCGGCCCGACGAATTGCCGCTGGTGGGGCGCACCGCGTTGATGCAGGCGCTGTACCGCGTGGTGGCGCGGGTGATGAATACCGATCTGCCGGTGTTGATATGGGGAGAATCGGGCACCGGAAAATCTCTGATTGCGCGCTCCATTCACGATTTTTCGGACCGTCGCAGCCTGCCGTTCATCAACGCCTCAGCAGAGGAGTTACGGGATCTGGAGGGGCCTGCACGGCTTTTGGCGCGGGTTAAGGGGGGGACGCTTCTGATCGAGGAAATCGCCGATCTGCCCGCTGAGCTGCAGGCGCGTCTGGTCCATATGATGGATTCCCCCGGCGAGTATGCACCGCGCTTTCTGGCCACCAGCCAATCCGATCTGGCCGGTGCGATGGAGGCGGATCGCATGCGCAAGGATCTTTATTATCGATTAAGCGGCGCGACGCTTACCGTGCCCGCGCTGCGCGAACGCGTAGATGACATTCCAATCCTGACGGAATATTTTTTGGCGAAAATGGAAGTGACGGGCACAGGACCACGCGCCCTGTCGCGTGAAGCCATTGAGATATTTCGTAATTACAGCTGGCCGGGCAACGTGCGTCAGCTTGAAAATGCAGTCCGTCGCCTGGGGCTGACCAGCCGGGCAACTGAGATATCGGTCTCGGAAGTCGAACAGGTTCTGGGCGCGCAACCCGATCTCGAACCGATGCGTGTGGCGGGCAACACCGATAAGCTGGGCGCATCTGTTGAGGCCCATTTGCGGCGGTATTTTGATCTTCATGGCAACATGCTGCCTCCTGCGGGGCTTTATGCGCGTATTTTGCGTGAGGTCGAAGCGCCGCTGATCGAAATCGCGCTCGAAGCGACGGGCGGAAACCAGGCGAAATGCGCCGATCTGCTCGGCATAAATCGGAACACTTTGAGAAAAAAGATCACCGATCTCGATATTGAGGTGACACGGCGTCGCAAATTGATGTAA
- the hfq gene encoding RNA chaperone Hfq: MASDRQNLQDAFLNHVRKTKVPVTIFLINGVKLQGVITWFDNFCVLLRRDGQSQLVYKHAISTIMPSQPISLYEGEDAS, from the coding sequence ATGGCGTCGGACAGACAGAACCTTCAGGATGCGTTCCTGAATCATGTGCGCAAGACAAAAGTTCCTGTGACAATCTTCCTGATAAATGGCGTAAAGCTGCAAGGCGTCATCACGTGGTTCGACAATTTCTGCGTGTTGTTGCGCCGGGACGGGCAATCCCAACTGGTCTATAAGCACGCGATTTCGACGATCATGCCAAGCCAGCCGATCAGCCTGTATGAGGGCGAAGACGCTTCTTGA
- a CDS encoding nitrogen regulation protein NR(II) has translation MTSDFSIWASLPVPTLIIAPDEGILDINSAAEGFLNVSSKSVKGVPVWDLIAVNDPLEAAFERARTTNTPLFVNDVDVGSGERAPMQSDLQVAPLVGHPGHMILMISPRELAGRMTQNHSVKSAAKSAIGMAEMLAHEIKNPLAGITGAAQLLSMNLSPQDLELTDLIVEESRRIVKLLGQVEQFGNLSAPDFQPVNVHDVLDKARRSALLGFGAHMKIIEDYDPSLPMAQGDPDQLLQVILNLLKNASEASNGAPGTIRLHSYFEHSFRLRRSDGSGQSLPLQVEVIDDGPGLPEAIKGDVFDPFVSGRENGTGLGLALVSKIISDHHGWISVTSVPGKTVFRISLPRAPITPEQAPPKEN, from the coding sequence ATGACATCGGATTTCTCCATTTGGGCGAGCCTGCCTGTGCCGACGCTGATCATCGCGCCGGATGAGGGCATTCTGGACATCAACTCCGCCGCCGAAGGGTTTTTGAACGTCTCCTCCAAATCCGTAAAGGGCGTGCCGGTCTGGGATCTGATTGCGGTGAATGATCCGTTGGAGGCCGCCTTTGAGCGCGCCCGCACCACCAATACGCCGCTTTTTGTCAATGATGTGGATGTGGGCAGCGGGGAGCGCGCGCCGATGCAGTCGGATTTGCAGGTGGCCCCTTTGGTCGGCCACCCCGGTCATATGATCCTGATGATCTCGCCGCGCGAATTGGCCGGTCGGATGACACAAAACCACTCTGTGAAATCCGCCGCTAAATCCGCGATCGGCATGGCGGAAATGCTGGCGCATGAGATCAAGAACCCGCTGGCGGGGATCACGGGGGCGGCGCAATTGCTGAGCATGAACCTGAGCCCGCAGGATCTGGAACTGACCGATCTGATCGTCGAGGAGAGCCGCCGGATCGTCAAGCTGCTGGGACAGGTGGAGCAATTTGGCAACCTCTCGGCACCAGATTTCCAACCCGTCAATGTGCATGATGTGCTGGACAAGGCACGTCGCTCGGCGCTTTTGGGATTCGGGGCGCATATGAAGATCATTGAGGATTACGACCCCTCCCTGCCCATGGCGCAGGGGGATCCGGATCAATTGCTGCAAGTGATCCTGAACCTACTGAAGAACGCCTCGGAAGCCTCGAACGGCGCGCCGGGCACGATCCGGTTGCACAGCTATTTTGAGCATTCCTTTCGCTTGCGCCGCTCTGACGGCTCCGGTCAATCCTTGCCCTTGCAGGTCGAGGTGATCGATGATGGTCCCGGCTTGCCCGAAGCGATCAAGGGGGATGTGTTTGACCCGTTTGTATCGGGGCGCGAAAACGGCACGGGCCTCGGTCTGGCGCTGGTCAGCAAGATCATCTCGGACCATCACGGCTGGATTTCCGTCACCTCGGTGCCCGGAAAAACCGTGTTTCGTATTTCCCTGCCGCGCGCGCCGATAACGCCCGAGCAGGCCCCCCCAAAGGAGAATTGA
- the hflX gene encoding GTPase HflX, with protein MENDDASRVTRAWVLHPDIKSDPERRLPDHALAEAISLARALPELEVVGGDIVPLKTVKAGMLFGSGKIKEIHDALEEREIELVLVDGPVSPVQQRNLEKAWGVKLLDRTGLILEIFSDRAATREGVLQVEMAALSYQRTRLVRAWTHLERQRGGLGFVGGPGETQIEADRRAIDDQLTRLRRQLEKVVKTRALHRAARAKVPYPIVALVGYTNAGKSTLFNRLTGADVMARDMLFATLDPTMRRLQLPDGPEVILSDTVGFISDLPTELVASFRATLEEVLAADVICHVRDISHPESEAQAQDVRDILNTLGVPEERPSYEIWNKLDLMTPEAGEAMRVRAQRDDHVFAISALTGEGIEDLLDAVTLQVQGAKREADLALTFAQGKERAWLFSQDLVQSETQTDAGFEITVRWTAQQEAQFQRL; from the coding sequence ATCGAGAATGACGACGCCTCGCGGGTAACCCGTGCCTGGGTGCTGCATCCGGACATCAAATCCGATCCCGAGCGGCGCTTGCCTGATCACGCGCTCGCCGAGGCGATTTCATTGGCGCGCGCCTTGCCGGAACTGGAAGTTGTGGGCGGGGATATCGTGCCGCTTAAAACCGTCAAGGCGGGCATGTTGTTTGGCTCGGGCAAGATCAAAGAGATCCATGACGCGCTGGAGGAGCGCGAGATCGAATTGGTGCTGGTGGATGGTCCGGTCAGCCCGGTGCAGCAACGCAATCTCGAAAAAGCCTGGGGTGTTAAACTGCTCGATCGCACCGGCCTGATCCTTGAGATTTTCAGCGACCGCGCCGCCACCCGCGAAGGCGTGTTGCAGGTCGAGATGGCGGCACTCAGCTATCAGCGCACGCGTCTGGTGCGGGCCTGGACCCACCTGGAACGCCAGCGCGGCGGTTTGGGATTTGTCGGCGGTCCGGGCGAGACCCAGATCGAGGCCGACCGGCGCGCGATTGACGATCAACTCACACGCCTGCGCCGCCAGTTGGAAAAGGTTGTTAAGACCCGCGCGCTGCACCGCGCAGCGCGTGCCAAGGTGCCCTATCCGATCGTGGCGCTAGTCGGCTATACCAACGCGGGCAAATCGACGCTGTTTAACCGGTTGACGGGCGCGGATGTGATGGCCAGGGATATGCTCTTTGCTACGCTGGATCCCACCATGCGGCGCTTGCAATTGCCCGATGGGCCAGAGGTGATCCTGTCTGACACGGTTGGGTTCATATCCGATCTGCCGACAGAACTGGTCGCCTCTTTCCGCGCCACGCTCGAAGAGGTGCTGGCGGCGGATGTGATCTGCCACGTACGCGATATTTCGCATCCCGAGAGCGAGGCGCAAGCACAGGATGTGCGCGATATCCTGAACACGCTTGGTGTGCCGGAAGAGCGGCCAAGCTATGAGATCTGGAACAAACTGGATCTGATGACACCCGAGGCTGGCGAGGCCATGCGTGTGCGGGCGCAGCGCGATGATCATGTCTTCGCCATATCCGCGCTGACGGGGGAGGGGATTGAGGATCTGCTCGATGCTGTCACGCTCCAGGTGCAAGGTGCCAAACGCGAGGCTGATTTGGCCCTGACCTTTGCGCAAGGCAAGGAACGTGCGTGGCTCTTTTCACAAGACCTCGTACAAAGCGAAACGCAAACCGATGCGGGGTTCGAGATCACCGTGCGCTGGACCGCTCAGCAGGAAGCGCAGTTCCAGCGTCTCTAG